A window of the Radiobacillus deserti genome harbors these coding sequences:
- a CDS encoding NUDIX hydrolase, whose amino-acid sequence MDEKLDVWTEDGQFIKVEDRETVHLEGLWHQTFHCWIIKGESDTRTVLFQLRHPAKDISPNKLDISAAGHLAAGETPEDGVRELEEELGIQLMFNELIPVGLIKETIVEAPYLDRERCHVFVGRYNQPILDYAVQESEVTGLFEIRAQDMVELFEGKRESVSGEGFVIQDAKKNPVKRAFSKNDFVAHEDSYYREVFQKIMEL is encoded by the coding sequence GTGGATGAGAAATTGGACGTATGGACAGAAGATGGACAGTTTATCAAAGTGGAGGATCGCGAAACCGTTCACTTAGAAGGATTATGGCATCAGACCTTTCATTGTTGGATCATTAAGGGTGAATCGGACACACGTACGGTACTTTTTCAACTCCGCCATCCAGCTAAAGATATTTCCCCAAACAAGTTGGATATTAGTGCTGCCGGTCATCTAGCAGCCGGGGAGACTCCTGAGGATGGAGTTCGAGAATTGGAAGAGGAGCTTGGAATTCAACTTATGTTTAATGAGTTGATTCCTGTTGGATTAATCAAAGAAACCATTGTGGAAGCGCCATATTTGGACCGCGAGCGTTGCCATGTTTTCGTAGGAAGATACAATCAACCTATATTGGATTATGCGGTACAAGAATCAGAGGTTACTGGTTTATTCGAGATACGTGCACAAGACATGGTTGAACTATTTGAAGGAAAAAGGGAATCCGTGAGTGGGGAAGGATTCGTTATTCAGGATGCGAAGAAGAATCCGGTAAAGCGAGCGTTTAGCAAAAATGATTTTGTCGCACATGAGGATTCCTATTATCGAGAGGTTTTTCAAAAAATAATGGAATTGTAA
- the yabP gene encoding sporulation protein YabP yields MNYYENNQSVRAQVEHHVRMSNRRTLEISGVKEVDSFDNEEFLLQTVMGFLIVRGENLQMKNLDLEEGNVSIKGKIYELSYLEEHQHGEKAKGLFSKLFK; encoded by the coding sequence ATGAACTATTATGAAAATAATCAATCTGTAAGGGCACAAGTAGAACATCACGTCAGAATGAGCAATAGAAGAACCCTAGAAATATCCGGTGTAAAAGAAGTGGATAGCTTCGATAATGAGGAATTCTTGTTACAGACGGTCATGGGGTTTTTGATTGTTCGTGGCGAGAACCTTCAAATGAAAAACCTAGATTTAGAAGAAGGGAACGTGTCTATTAAAGGGAAAATTTATGAGCTTTCTTACTTAGAGGAACATCAACATGGGGAGAAAGCTAAAGGACTCTTTAGCAAGCTTTTTAAATGA
- a CDS encoding putative polysaccharide biosynthesis protein, with the protein MGQPTKQLFRGALLLTVAGIVSKCISAGYRIPLQNITGDLGFYMYQQVYPILGIALTLSLYGFPAAISQLVANLQEEEKSLSVNGFYLPLTALLFFINGLLFLFLYLGAEHIAAWMGDVHLSPAFRLSAFTFLLIPFTSLFRGISQGMNDMRPTAISQVLEQITRVTVILFFSIVVVQSNGDLYGVAKGAGVGAIVAAGISATWLGWTWMKSIPTLTWQKVSFSWRKYSKVIFGYGFFICLNYMMLLLLQLSDALNVVNGLLDFGYSLLEAKEWKGVLDRGYPLVQLGTVLGSSLALALIPSVTQKRYQRAPASFRLHMESALRFSIYISAACSVGLMTIMPLANQVLYETNEGVHSLQLLSFTIFFASTALTASSILQGLGYVYRTAIFVLFAFLVKFGGNELLIPEFGIMGAALATIISVLILCAINVFVLKQKVKGIRPFPIPLFRFMISLLVMTGFVISMNQLYAYSSFLNSRIETALFVGIICVLAGCLYVILLIRLRAFKEEDLRELPFADLLIEIQRWRFRP; encoded by the coding sequence ATGGGACAACCAACGAAGCAACTGTTTCGAGGAGCTTTATTACTCACTGTTGCAGGCATTGTTAGTAAATGTATAAGTGCAGGCTACCGGATTCCACTTCAGAATATAACAGGGGATCTGGGTTTTTATATGTATCAGCAGGTCTATCCTATACTTGGAATTGCACTTACGCTCTCCTTATATGGGTTTCCAGCTGCCATCTCACAGCTAGTTGCAAACCTTCAGGAGGAAGAAAAGTCTCTGTCCGTAAATGGTTTTTACCTTCCCTTGACAGCACTTCTTTTTTTCATAAATGGACTGCTGTTTTTATTTTTATACTTAGGAGCAGAGCATATCGCAGCTTGGATGGGAGATGTGCATCTCTCTCCGGCTTTTCGGCTTTCTGCGTTTACCTTCTTACTGATTCCATTTACTTCTTTATTCCGTGGGATTTCGCAAGGCATGAATGACATGAGACCAACCGCTATATCCCAAGTTTTAGAACAAATAACGCGAGTGACGGTTATTCTCTTTTTTTCCATAGTGGTCGTCCAATCGAATGGGGACCTATATGGAGTTGCCAAGGGAGCAGGGGTTGGTGCAATTGTTGCTGCGGGAATCTCCGCCACATGGCTAGGTTGGACATGGATGAAATCCATTCCTACTCTAACCTGGCAAAAAGTCTCTTTTTCATGGCGAAAGTACAGTAAAGTCATATTTGGTTACGGATTTTTCATTTGTCTAAACTATATGATGTTATTGCTTTTGCAATTATCTGATGCGTTAAATGTTGTGAATGGGTTACTAGATTTTGGCTATTCATTACTGGAAGCTAAGGAGTGGAAAGGTGTGTTGGACAGGGGGTACCCACTTGTTCAACTAGGAACAGTCTTAGGGTCGTCTTTGGCACTTGCTCTCATCCCATCGGTAACACAGAAGCGTTACCAGCGTGCTCCAGCATCATTCCGACTCCATATGGAAAGTGCGCTTCGATTCAGTATATACATATCGGCTGCTTGTTCTGTTGGCTTGATGACCATTATGCCTCTGGCGAACCAAGTGCTCTATGAAACGAACGAAGGTGTACATAGTCTTCAACTGTTGTCCTTTACTATATTTTTTGCATCTACAGCATTGACTGCTTCTTCTATCCTACAAGGGTTGGGTTACGTTTATCGAACAGCTATCTTTGTCTTATTTGCATTTCTCGTAAAATTTGGCGGGAACGAGCTTTTGATACCTGAATTCGGAATCATGGGGGCGGCACTAGCTACGATTATTTCTGTGTTGATTTTATGTGCGATAAATGTTTTCGTATTAAAACAGAAGGTGAAAGGCATTCGACCATTTCCTATCCCGCTATTCCGTTTTATGATTTCGTTACTCGTTATGACAGGGTTCGTTATTTCTATGAATCAGTTATATGCTTACAGTTCATTTCTTAATAGTCGTATTGAAACAGCATTGTTTGTTGGGATTATTTGTGTCTTAGCTGGGTGTTTGTATGTGATTTTACTCATTCGTTTACGTGCATTTAAAGAAGAAGATCTTCGCGAACTGCCTTTTGCAGATTTATTGATTGAAATTCAAAGATGGAGGTTTCGTCCATGA
- the yabQ gene encoding spore cortex biosynthesis protein YabQ — MTLTVQFLTIISMIAGGIYLGMAIETFRRFEDAWKKRTIFSYVIEISFWLLQSLILFYLLFRVNQGELRFYILLALLCGYSAYNALFKSLYQRMLEKIIDSFISVYRFSYRMVLTIFIRPIIRILQLLLTIVMALWGGLMWVMIFLYNLICYPIRLMGKLIWRLIPKNAKNKITHLAGFYSKIKNKITKRKHSDKK; from the coding sequence ATGACGTTAACCGTTCAATTCCTAACGATTATTTCCATGATCGCCGGAGGAATTTATTTAGGAATGGCGATTGAAACGTTTAGACGCTTTGAGGATGCTTGGAAAAAAAGAACCATTTTTTCTTATGTCATTGAAATCAGCTTTTGGTTGTTACAATCCCTAATCTTGTTTTATCTCTTATTTCGTGTCAATCAAGGTGAGCTGAGATTTTATATACTTTTAGCATTATTGTGTGGTTACTCAGCTTACAATGCCTTGTTCAAAAGCCTTTATCAACGGATGCTAGAAAAGATTATAGACTCCTTTATTTCGGTTTATCGTTTTTCCTATCGAATGGTTCTAACGATTTTTATTCGACCAATAATTCGTATCCTTCAACTACTCCTCACCATTGTAATGGCTCTATGGGGAGGATTGATGTGGGTGATGATTTTCTTATATAACCTCATATGTTATCCGATTCGACTAATGGGCAAGCTTATATGGCGACTCATACCGAAAAATGCGAAAAATAAAATCACCCATTTAGCAGGATTTTATAGTAAAATAAAGAATAAAATAACCAAACGGAAACATTCTGATAAGAAGTGA
- the yabN gene encoding bifunctional methyltransferase/pyrophosphohydrolase YabN: MKKIEIIGLGAGDIDQLPLGIYKKLTTSPSPIYVRTEDHPVISTLKQEGVTFKGYDAIYEAHADFGDVYEAIVEDLVQQAKEESIIYAVPGHPMLAEKTVQLLEQQSNVEITIVGGQSYLDDLFTALRIDPIEGFQFVDGTSFRREELNYLQHLVFCQVYDSFVASEVKLTLLEDLDPDYLVTVVDAVGSKEEKVIQVPLVELDQSVSLSNLTSIYVPPAKREQLSHQFFRLREVIAQLRGPNGCPWDKEQTHESLRKYLLEEAYEFIEAVDGLDDDGMIEELGDILLQVMLHSQIGEDEGFFTIDDVIQSITDKMIRRHPHVFGDVVATSAETVVKNWDEIKKVEKSERTSFMDAIPNQMSGLLEAEQIQKQAAKVGFDWQDSEPMWEKIKEEMEEVQQAIAAQNPNEIEKEFGDLLFAIVNLTRYYKVNPEISIKQTNRKFKTRFRFMEREAEKNNQKLQALSLNQLDAYWEKAKQVERKEENS; this comes from the coding sequence ATGAAAAAAATTGAAATAATCGGACTTGGAGCAGGGGATATTGATCAGCTTCCTTTGGGAATTTACAAAAAACTAACCACTTCTCCATCTCCAATTTATGTTCGGACTGAGGATCATCCTGTAATTTCTACATTGAAACAGGAGGGTGTAACATTTAAGGGGTATGATGCTATTTATGAAGCGCATGCAGACTTCGGTGATGTGTATGAAGCCATTGTTGAGGACCTTGTTCAACAAGCTAAAGAGGAATCCATTATTTACGCAGTCCCTGGCCACCCGATGCTAGCAGAAAAAACCGTTCAGTTGTTAGAGCAACAGTCGAATGTGGAAATAACCATTGTGGGTGGACAAAGCTATTTAGATGATTTGTTTACCGCGTTACGTATCGATCCTATTGAGGGATTTCAATTTGTCGATGGAACGTCATTTCGGAGAGAGGAATTAAACTACTTACAACATCTAGTCTTTTGCCAAGTGTATGATTCCTTCGTTGCTTCCGAAGTAAAGCTCACTCTCTTAGAAGACTTAGATCCAGACTATCTGGTCACGGTTGTCGACGCTGTAGGAAGCAAGGAGGAAAAGGTGATTCAAGTCCCATTAGTTGAGTTAGATCAGTCGGTTTCTTTAAGTAACCTAACTAGTATTTATGTTCCTCCTGCAAAACGTGAGCAATTATCTCACCAATTTTTCCGATTAAGAGAAGTGATTGCTCAATTACGGGGCCCGAATGGTTGTCCATGGGATAAGGAGCAAACTCATGAATCGTTAAGGAAATATTTGCTAGAAGAGGCATATGAATTCATAGAAGCGGTGGATGGACTGGACGATGATGGCATGATTGAGGAATTGGGAGATATTCTGTTACAAGTGATGCTTCACAGCCAGATTGGAGAGGATGAAGGATTTTTTACAATTGATGATGTCATCCAATCGATTACAGATAAGATGATAAGAAGACACCCACATGTATTTGGAGATGTCGTTGCCACTTCCGCGGAAACAGTGGTGAAAAACTGGGATGAAATAAAAAAGGTAGAAAAATCTGAGCGCACATCGTTTATGGATGCGATTCCGAATCAAATGTCTGGACTATTAGAGGCCGAACAAATTCAAAAGCAAGCCGCAAAGGTTGGTTTCGATTGGCAGGATTCAGAACCTATGTGGGAGAAAATAAAAGAAGAAATGGAAGAAGTGCAACAAGCCATAGCGGCTCAAAATCCGAATGAAATAGAGAAAGAATTCGGTGATTTGTTATTTGCTATCGTCAACCTAACAAGATATTATAAAGTAAATCCAGAGATTTCCATAAAACAAACAAATCGAAAATTTAAGACGAGATTTAGATTTATGGAAAGAGAAGCAGAGAAGAACAATCAGAAGCTTCAAGCATTAAGTTTAAATCAGTTAGATGCATACTGGGAGAAAGCAAAACAAGTAGAACGAAAAGAGGAGAATTCGTAA
- a CDS encoding RNA-binding S4 domain-containing protein, with amino-acid sequence MRLDKFLKNSRLIKRRTLAKEVADQGRITINGNPAKAASNVSVGDELTIQFGQKLVTVQVESLKDIVRKEEAASLYSIKKEEPVSQD; translated from the coding sequence ATGAGACTAGATAAGTTTTTAAAGAATTCTAGGTTAATAAAAAGAAGAACGTTGGCGAAAGAGGTAGCTGATCAAGGACGAATTACGATAAATGGCAACCCTGCAAAAGCAGCCTCGAATGTCAGTGTCGGCGACGAGCTAACAATTCAGTTCGGTCAGAAGCTTGTCACGGTCCAAGTAGAGTCATTAAAAGATATTGTGCGCAAAGAAGAGGCAGCGTCATTATATTCGATTAAAAAGGAGGAACCTGTTTCCCAAGATTAG
- a CDS encoding histidine phosphatase family protein — protein sequence MPMITLIRHGETDWNVAGKLQGKTDIPLNARGIAQAEACKAYFKRENWDIIVSSPLQRAKRTAEIINEALNLPFVEMEDFKERSFGKAEGLLAEERNRLYPDRNFPEAESYEAFQNRVMTGLEMLNKTYPYKRVLLVAHGAVIGCILSTLSNGEMNSKNTRLQNAGWSKIQYIDEAWQVHDVNQVSHLAHL from the coding sequence ATACCAATGATAACGTTAATCAGGCATGGGGAAACAGATTGGAATGTAGCCGGTAAATTGCAAGGTAAAACAGACATACCGTTAAATGCGCGAGGGATAGCCCAAGCAGAAGCTTGTAAGGCATATTTTAAGCGAGAGAATTGGGATATCATTGTTAGCAGTCCTCTGCAAAGAGCAAAACGAACAGCAGAAATTATTAATGAGGCCTTGAATCTTCCCTTTGTGGAAATGGAAGACTTTAAAGAGCGTTCCTTCGGGAAAGCAGAAGGGTTACTAGCAGAAGAACGTAATCGTTTATATCCAGATCGTAATTTTCCGGAAGCGGAAAGCTATGAAGCATTTCAGAACAGAGTAATGACCGGTTTAGAGATGTTAAACAAAACCTACCCATACAAACGAGTATTGCTTGTTGCACATGGTGCAGTAATCGGTTGTATTCTTTCCACCCTTTCGAATGGGGAAATGAATTCAAAAAATACGAGATTACAAAATGCTGGGTGGAGCAAAATTCAGTATATAGATGAAGCATGGCAGGTTCATGATGTAAATCAGGTGAGCCACCTTGCGCATCTGTGA
- the glcT gene encoding glucose PTS transporter transcription antiterminator GlcT, protein MVEQVRIEKVLNNNVLIGVHPTYQEVVLIGKGIGFNRKQGETVPFDKADKTFLLKGENEKEQYMNLLPHLDQAIIDFMNDVLIYIEDRMGQELNEHIHIALTDHIAFAINRAKKDIYFSNPFLFEIESLYAKEYQVAREVVDMVQKQMGVSLPEGEIGFIALHIHSAVTDKALRDINKHNKLISRFVEIIEDELDLSLDRGTVDYNRLIQHLHRAIDRVHHGESLGKENRLAELLKNEYPVCYNLAWKLIKVMQKQLNKPVDESEVLYLTIHLQRLSNKS, encoded by the coding sequence ATGGTAGAACAGGTACGTATCGAAAAAGTGTTGAATAATAATGTGTTAATAGGTGTGCATCCGACCTATCAAGAAGTCGTCTTGATTGGAAAGGGGATTGGCTTTAACCGAAAGCAAGGGGAAACAGTTCCATTTGATAAAGCGGATAAAACGTTTCTTCTTAAGGGAGAAAATGAAAAGGAACAATACATGAATCTTCTTCCTCATCTAGACCAAGCTATTATAGATTTTATGAATGACGTATTAATATACATTGAAGACCGAATGGGTCAGGAACTAAACGAACACATTCACATTGCTCTCACGGACCATATCGCTTTTGCTATTAATCGTGCAAAGAAAGACATTTATTTTTCGAACCCTTTTTTATTTGAAATTGAGTCCTTATACGCTAAGGAGTATCAAGTCGCTCGCGAAGTAGTGGACATGGTTCAAAAGCAAATGGGGGTCTCTTTACCTGAAGGGGAAATCGGATTTATTGCGCTTCATATTCATAGTGCTGTGACGGACAAAGCTTTACGAGATATTAACAAACATAATAAGTTGATTTCTCGATTTGTGGAGATTATTGAGGACGAGTTAGACCTAAGTCTGGACAGAGGTACGGTAGACTATAATCGGTTAATTCAGCATTTACATCGGGCTATTGATAGGGTCCATCACGGAGAATCCTTAGGAAAAGAAAACCGTTTAGCAGAACTATTGAAAAATGAATACCCAGTATGCTATAATCTTGCTTGGAAATTGATAAAAGTGATGCAGAAACAATTAAATAAGCCAGTGGATGAATCAGAGGTCTTGTACTTAACGATTCATTTACAACGGTTATCCAATAAATCTTAA
- a CDS encoding S1 domain-containing RNA-binding protein: protein MSIEVGSKLQGKVTGITNFGAFVELPGGTTGLVHISEVADNYVKDINEHLSVGDEVTVKVINVEDDGKIGLSIKKAKDNPDRRKPNPRNNRERTETFEAKMNRFLKDSEDRLASLKKHTESKRGGRGARKG, encoded by the coding sequence ATGTCAATCGAAGTAGGCAGCAAGTTACAAGGTAAGGTAACCGGAATCACTAATTTTGGAGCATTCGTCGAGTTACCGGGTGGAACAACAGGGCTGGTTCATATTAGTGAGGTTGCTGATAACTACGTAAAGGACATTAATGAACATTTATCCGTTGGTGATGAAGTAACAGTAAAAGTCATTAATGTAGAAGATGATGGGAAGATTGGCCTATCGATTAAAAAGGCCAAAGATAATCCAGACCGTCGTAAACCTAATCCAAGAAATAATCGGGAACGTACGGAGACCTTCGAGGCGAAAATGAATCGTTTTCTGAAAGACTCTGAGGACCGTTTAGCTTCCTTGAAGAAGCATACGGAATCAAAACGCGGAGGTCGTGGAGCTAGAAAAGGTTAA
- the ptsG gene encoding glucose-specific PTS transporter subunit IIBC, protein MNNAFGTLQKVGKALMLPVALLPAAGILLAFGTSFAQEEWIAKFPWFGNPVVLQILEIMEAAGGVVFDNLPLLFAVGVAIGLAGGDGVAGLAAIIGYLIMNKTMGVFGGVTAEMTDNPAYAAVLGIPTLQTGVFGGIIVGVLASFMYRRFFNIELPQFLGFFAGKRFVPIITAFTSVFLGILMYWVWPFAQDGLNALSHFMLETNRTLSTFVFGVIERALIPFGLHHIFYSPFWFEFGQYTNAAGDIVRGDQTIFFAQLKDGVEFTAGNFMTGKFPFMMFGLPAAALAIYHTAKPERKKVVAGIMGSAALTSFLTGITEPIEFSFLFVAPLLFAIHTVFAGLSFMTMYLLDVKIGMTFSGGLIDFILFGIMPNRTDWWWVIIIGLVFSVIYYFGFRWAILKFNLATPGREDEMEEDDDSDEVGDLPYEVLSAMGGQENITNLDACITRLRVSVDDIKNVDKNRLKKLGASGVMEVGNNIQAIFGPKSDTLRGQIQDIIDGKTPRKQEDVSEILDKANDAVTPITADLEFVSPLSGEIMSITEVPDQVFSEKMMGDGFAIKPTEGNIVSPVNGKVVNIFPTKHAIGLLAENGTEILIHIGIDTVNLKGEGFTAKVEEGAEVKQGQVLMEVDLAYIEENATSTITPIVFTNLSQGQSVEVKAQGSVQSSDKDIISIR, encoded by the coding sequence ATGAATAATGCATTTGGTACCTTGCAAAAAGTTGGTAAGGCCCTTATGTTGCCGGTAGCATTGCTACCTGCTGCAGGTATTTTACTTGCGTTTGGAACGAGCTTTGCTCAAGAGGAATGGATTGCTAAGTTTCCATGGTTTGGCAACCCAGTAGTGCTACAAATTCTTGAAATAATGGAAGCGGCTGGTGGAGTCGTATTTGATAACTTGCCGTTGTTGTTTGCTGTAGGGGTAGCCATCGGGTTAGCTGGTGGAGATGGAGTAGCTGGTCTTGCTGCAATTATTGGATATTTGATTATGAATAAAACGATGGGAGTATTCGGTGGTGTAACTGCCGAAATGACAGACAACCCTGCATATGCTGCTGTACTAGGGATACCAACCCTTCAAACAGGTGTCTTTGGTGGTATTATTGTCGGGGTGCTCGCCTCATTCATGTATCGAAGATTTTTTAACATTGAGTTACCACAGTTTTTAGGATTCTTTGCGGGAAAACGATTTGTACCAATCATAACAGCGTTTACTTCCGTATTTTTAGGGATTCTTATGTATTGGGTGTGGCCATTTGCTCAAGATGGACTAAACGCGTTATCTCATTTCATGCTAGAAACGAATCGTACGTTGTCTACGTTTGTATTCGGGGTCATTGAACGTGCGTTAATTCCATTTGGATTGCACCACATTTTCTACTCGCCGTTCTGGTTTGAGTTCGGTCAATATACGAACGCAGCAGGAGATATTGTACGAGGAGACCAAACCATTTTCTTTGCGCAATTAAAAGATGGGGTGGAATTTACAGCTGGTAACTTTATGACTGGTAAATTCCCGTTCATGATGTTTGGTCTTCCAGCTGCAGCATTAGCGATTTATCATACTGCAAAACCGGAAAGAAAGAAAGTCGTAGCTGGTATCATGGGTTCTGCAGCGTTAACTTCTTTCTTAACAGGTATTACAGAGCCAATTGAGTTTTCATTCTTATTCGTGGCCCCATTACTGTTTGCAATTCACACTGTTTTTGCGGGCTTATCCTTTATGACGATGTATCTTTTAGACGTTAAGATTGGAATGACTTTCTCTGGTGGCTTAATTGACTTTATTTTATTTGGTATTATGCCGAATCGTACGGACTGGTGGTGGGTCATCATCATTGGTCTTGTATTCTCTGTTATTTACTACTTTGGATTCCGTTGGGCAATCCTTAAATTTAATCTTGCAACGCCAGGACGTGAAGATGAAATGGAAGAGGATGATGATTCAGATGAAGTAGGAGACCTTCCATACGAAGTCCTTTCCGCAATGGGTGGTCAAGAAAATATTACGAACTTAGATGCATGTATTACACGTTTACGTGTAAGTGTAGATGACATTAAGAATGTAGATAAGAACCGTCTGAAAAAATTGGGTGCTTCTGGTGTTATGGAAGTTGGAAATAACATTCAAGCAATCTTCGGACCTAAATCCGATACGTTACGTGGTCAAATTCAAGATATTATCGATGGTAAGACACCTCGAAAACAGGAAGATGTCTCAGAAATTCTAGATAAAGCAAACGATGCGGTTACGCCAATCACAGCAGACTTAGAATTTGTAAGTCCACTTTCTGGTGAAATTATGAGTATTACGGAAGTCCCAGATCAAGTATTCTCTGAGAAAATGATGGGCGATGGTTTTGCGATTAAACCTACAGAAGGAAACATTGTTTCTCCTGTTAACGGAAAAGTTGTAAACATTTTCCCTACCAAGCACGCTATTGGCTTGCTAGCAGAAAATGGTACAGAAATCTTAATTCATATTGGAATTGATACCGTAAACCTAAAAGGAGAAGGCTTCACTGCTAAGGTAGAAGAAGGTGCAGAAGTGAAGCAAGGTCAAGTACTGATGGAAGTAGACCTCGCTTACATTGAAGAAAACGCAACTTCTACCATTACTCCTATTGTATTTACGAACCTTTCACAAGGTCAGTCCGTAGAAGTAAAAGCTCAAGGAAGTGTTCAAAGCTCGGATAAAGACATTATTTCGATTAGGTAA
- a CDS encoding FtsB family cell division protein — MTRKEQKSVARINSTYMKQYDAHVKRQHKKRKRLYRRLVLFAILAMIVFGSLISYHVNQQIVYAEKKEQYEEMKEEMTSLKKEEKDLKQEVQLLQDEEYVKEIARTNYFFSKKGEIIFKLPEEDPSY, encoded by the coding sequence GTGACAAGAAAAGAACAAAAATCCGTAGCACGAATTAATTCTACTTATATGAAGCAGTACGATGCTCATGTAAAAAGACAACACAAAAAAAGAAAACGACTCTATCGCCGGCTAGTGCTATTTGCAATACTAGCTATGATCGTATTCGGCTCCCTTATTTCGTATCATGTAAATCAGCAGATTGTATATGCAGAAAAGAAAGAGCAGTACGAGGAAATGAAAGAAGAAATGACTTCCCTTAAAAAAGAAGAGAAGGATCTGAAACAGGAAGTCCAACTACTACAAGATGAAGAATATGTGAAAGAAATTGCTAGAACCAATTACTTTTTCTCTAAAAAAGGCGAAATAATTTTTAAACTTCCTGAGGAAGACCCGTCTTATTGA
- the spoVT gene encoding stage V sporulation protein T — protein sequence MKATGIVRRIDDLGRVVIPKEIRRTLRIREGDPLEIFVDREGEVILKKYSPISELGDFAKEYADALFDSLGSPVLICDRDEFIAVSGESKKEYLGKSIGKLMEKAMDDRSLISESEESMLEIVDGNEEKVGSYVVSPIVANGDPIGCVMILSKDDKKLSAVEHKAVETAASFLARQME from the coding sequence ATGAAAGCAACAGGAATAGTACGTCGAATTGATGATTTGGGTAGAGTAGTTATCCCGAAAGAAATAAGAAGAACCCTACGCATTCGCGAAGGAGATCCTTTAGAAATTTTTGTAGACAGAGAAGGAGAGGTTATTTTAAAGAAATACTCTCCAATTAGTGAATTAGGTGACTTTGCGAAGGAATATGCGGATGCATTATTTGATTCGCTCGGCTCACCAGTTCTTATATGTGACCGCGATGAATTCATTGCTGTATCTGGTGAATCTAAGAAAGAATACTTAGGAAAAAGCATCGGGAAACTGATGGAAAAAGCGATGGATGATCGTTCCCTTATCTCTGAATCTGAAGAGTCCATGCTGGAAATCGTGGATGGCAATGAGGAAAAGGTTGGATCATATGTAGTAAGCCCAATCGTGGCGAACGGAGATCCCATTGGATGTGTCATGATTTTATCAAAAGATGATAAAAAGCTAAGTGCTGTCGAGCATAAAGCAGTGGAAACCGCAGCAAGTTTTCTGGCAAGACAAATGGAATAG